A region of the Chitinophagaceae bacterium genome:
CGGTCTTTTCCACTTAAATAATATGATGCACTTGAATAATAGTAATCTTCTTCATTTTCTGCCAGATTCCACTTTTTATGAATTGGGTTGCGATGTATATACTCTAATTTTTGCTCTATCACTTCATAAGTGTATAATGGTACTGCTAATGGCCGTCTTTCCCAAATCTGAAACTTCCTGTCATTCTGTGTACTTATGAATTCTTTTAAGACCTCAGGATGATTTTCTACCAAATCAAACTTAATTTGTTGTGAAGTAAATTTTAGCATGTCCCGTTGAATATCTTTCAGCTTATGCCCTTCACACACTGAACAAATCATATGAATATGATTCGGCATTATCACAAAACCACTAATCAACATTCTCTTTTTTTGAGTCATAAACTCCATACTTGATAATATAATTTTTTTGTACTTATCAGGCTTTAAGAGATGCTTCCAATATAAAACTGTTGCCGTGAAAAAATATACCGGATTATCAGCAGGAATTACAATTGAACTTGAAAATGCAAATATCATTCGATAAATATAAAAAATTTAGCAGACAATAAAAGGTTTGTGGTTGGTGATAACACGCAACCACGGCTAAAAAGCAGCGCTATCTATATTCAGAATGAAGTGAGTGCGTTTAACTAACCAAATAAACTTCTTAATAAACCAAACCTCCCTTTCCCACTTAAACCTGAAGTGTATATTTGACTTTTAACTTAAAAAACGGATTAAGTACTCTTACATCATAATCAAGTAATCAAAAAATCTTTTAAAATCAAGGTTAAGACATTTCCCGCCGTGGTTGGTGTTATCACGACCACCTTAAATAGCTAAATATCCCTGCAATATATAAAAAACTAAATATATCTCAAGATGTAAATAGCTTTACACGTTCTGAAATCAGTTTTTCAAAGCCTTTTTTTCTTTCTGCTTCTAAAAAAGAATCCTCAATTAATTGAATAGCTTTAGGTAGCCACTTCACAAGTCTTTTATATACAATGTTTATTTGTTTCTCATTCAATTTTAAAACTACACCTAAACGATCGAAATATTCTCTTTTAAAGTTTTTCTTTTTGCCACCTAACATCAAGGCTAAATCCTCTTTATCCTTCGGGAGTATTAGTTTCACGTTTAACAAATCATAAAAAGGAGAAAGCTCCCAACCTATATTTGATAAGTACATCGAGTAATTTTTCAGGTGCATATCGTTGTTTCCGATAACAAAATTAAAAACAGTAGATTCAAAAAAGCGCAACTTATCCAAAAGGGTATTTTCAGATAATTCACCAATGGTTTTTCCTAAAGTTTCCATGGTACCCATATATTTATCTGACAACTCAAGAATTTGAAGAAAATCAATCATGTGATTTTTAGAGCCATCCGGATTTCGATCAATTCTTTTGCTTATAAAACACAATTCACCGGATTCCAAGCGAATCATGCTTACAGGTACGATTTCTATTTTAAACAATGAGGCTAACTTCATAGAAAGATGCTCATTTTCCGGCATTTGAGGGTAAGCGGCATTTTGTGGTTTTAAAATAAAATGCCCCTCTAAAGCATCCAAAATGGTTAATCTTCCCCGATGTCCATTTCCTAATTCATTTTTTAACCATCCTAAAGATAATTTAGGCTGAACTCCCGGCACTGATATAGATAATTCAACCGCTTTTTTAGCCAATTTTTCCATTTCAGATAAGCGATAGGGCAAAACAGGAGCTTCTTTAGTTCCGAAAAACTCCTTTGAACACTTAGGGTGATAATCAATTTGATTTTCTTCCAACTCTTTATAACAATACAAACATTTATACATTGATTTCAGCATTTAGAGGATGAACACTAACAGCACCAATGGCATTTTGACAACATGCAAGAAGAAGGCCCATGCGGTCATTTTTGTTAATTTTCCAGCTTTTAGTAGCAATATTCAACAGCCATCCTTCGGGAATTAATCCATCAAAAAAAGGAAATAACCTTTTACTTCTATAAGGTCTTGAAGACACAGGCATATTAAAGGTGATAAATTGATTAGGGTAAGTTTCTATATATTTTTCATCATATACAAAAAGGTACTCTCCATTATCATCCTCAGTTAAGATACCTGCTTTTATATTATTGTATTTAACTATTCCTTGTCGCATCTTTTGCATTTACCGGACCTAAAATGTGACCAAACATTTGCAATACATGATTAACCTTTGACAAACTGAGGTTTTCTTTACCTTGTTCTATCTTTCGAATAACAGTAAGAGCGACACCGGCCTTTTCTGCAAACTCTTCCTGGGTCAGGTTCAATTGCTTCCGTCTAGTCTTTACAAAGTTTGACAACTCATTCATCTTATATGCATTTACATACAAAAGTAATAAAAACAATTGAATTATATGTAATAACGTATAATTTAGCTAAATTAGTAAATATTATATGCAATTAGATATAAAATCACATCGATAAGCTTTCAACTCATGCCGGATTTTAAGGAAAATAAAAGATTTGTGGTTGATGATAACACGCAACCA
Encoded here:
- a CDS encoding transposase; the encoded protein is MIFAFSSSIVIPADNPVYFFTATVLYWKHLLKPDKYKKIILSSMEFMTQKKRMLISGFVIMPNHIHMICSVCEGHKLKDIQRDMLKFTSQQIKFDLVENHPEVLKEFISTQNDRKFQIWERRPLAVPLYTYEVIEQKLEYIHRNPIHKKWNLAENEEDYYYSSASYYLSGKDR
- a CDS encoding type II toxin-antitoxin system HipA family toxin — translated: MEKLAKKAVELSISVPGVQPKLSLGWLKNELGNGHRGRLTILDALEGHFILKPQNAAYPQMPENEHLSMKLASLFKIEIVPVSMIRLESGELCFISKRIDRNPDGSKNHMIDFLQILELSDKYMGTMETLGKTIGELSENTLLDKLRFFESTVFNFVIGNNDMHLKNYSMYLSNIGWELSPFYDLLNVKLILPKDKEDLALMLGGKKKNFKREYFDRLGVVLKLNEKQINIVYKRLVKWLPKAIQLIEDSFLEAERKKGFEKLISERVKLFTS
- a CDS encoding phosphatidylinositol kinase, producing MRQGIVKYNNIKAGILTEDDNGEYLFVYDEKYIETYPNQFITFNMPVSSRPYRSKRLFPFFDGLIPEGWLLNIATKSWKINKNDRMGLLLACCQNAIGAVSVHPLNAEINV
- a CDS encoding transcriptional regulator — translated: MNELSNFVKTRRKQLNLTQEEFAEKAGVALTVIRKIEQGKENLSLSKVNHVLQMFGHILGPVNAKDATRNS